Genomic window (Theileria annulata chromosome 4, complete sequence, *** SEQUENCING IN PROGRESS ***):
ATGACGGTACTTCCCAAGTACTTTTCCTCTGATGAATATGTCCTGTTAAACACTGATCTGAACAGTCCTCTATCAATTGAAGACTGATTCATAATTAGTGAATCTTCCTGGTTGTAACCTAAAGATCTTGTTAATCAAATTGAGTTTACCTGTGTAGCACATAATTGCCACTATGGAGTTAATTCCTGCTGGGAGTTCTCTGAACCTTAAAAACTCCATTGATCTTGTGCACACTAGTGGTTTCTGTGGGTAATACAGCACATGGCTTAGTGTATCCATTCTTAGATTATAGTTGGTGCTATACACCCCCATTGCTTGTTTTCCCATTGCTGACTGGTAGGTGTTCCTTGGGCTTTGGTTCTGGTCTGGGAATGGTATAATTGATGCACACACTCCCAGTATCATACTCGGGTGTATTTCACAGTGCGTGTAACTGTTACAGTAgttgttattattaacaagGTCGTCTGGGAACATTGCTATCATGCATATTTCCTCCTCCTCGCAATCGATATATTCTACCACTCCAGTTTCCATGAGACCTGACCAGGTCAATTGATTATTTTCTATCATATTAGCATGTCTCTTTGTTATCAACAGTCTGTTATTCTCAACTATATACAATGGCCTCATTGATCGCcctataataatttttcaaaattcattaaaatttctattaCCTGAATCtgtgaatattttaatctCGTTTGACATGATATCTCTCACTATTGATGTTTCGCTGCTTATATTTCCCTTCCTTCTCAGCTCCAGCAGTACGTTTACTAACGAATCTGGCTGGTTGAAAACTCCTACCCAGGTACCATTCAGGAATATCTTTACTCTATCCTTTATCAAAATTGGGCTGATTTCGTCAAGGGAGTCCATTCCGAACTCCAGCAGAAAGTCCAGGATTGTGCTTGACAGGCTTCCCACACTGATGTAACACATCAACGCTAGGTTCTTGACCAAACCAACTGCTTGACCTTCTGGTGTTTCTGCTGGGCAGATCATTCCCCAGTGTGTATTATGTAACTGTCTTGGTTTCGCCATTTTTCCTTCTCTTCCTACaatttttactattttttaaaaaaaattttaccTAGTGGTGTATTCAGCCTCCTCAGATGTGACAAATATGACGCAAACGTTAGTCTATTGAGTACTTGTGAGACTCCTGTTCTCACTACATTTCCATCCTTATCTCTTCCCCAGTTCCCTAAATCAACATTTAAAATCCAAATTTACATATTGTAAATTtctttaataaaataaattttatcttaattattttactatgTGTACCTGTTAGTAGTTGATATTGTAATCCTTGCGTTATTTGTGAGCAGGATTTAATCGCTCCTGCCACGTCAAATGAGCGTCCTGAATcaatttgattttttaggAACCTTTCTACATCCTTAGCCAACTTTCTAAACAAAGTTCCAAAACTACTTGCCATCAGTGATCCCGCTAGATCCAGTCTTTTTTTCCCGAAATGTTCTCTGTCATCTTCATTTATACGTCCCAGCTGGTTTAGGAGCAACCTGTGTATCATGTAACCCAGGTAAAAGCACTTTTTCGACTCAGACCCCACCTCCGTTCCAACGTGCGGCAAAAAATGTCGGCGTAGTGTTTCCTTTGCGAAATTTAGTCTTTCCTCCTGAAGTGCTCCCACTGTCGGGCCTCTTTTACctaattacacatttatattatttcatcaaatttaattaaacacTGAGCATATGCATACCTATGAAGTCCAGGCACTGTTCTTGTGAGGTGTATTCTGAGCATTCTTCGAGACTTGATCTCATCAAGGACAGCATTTGTGTATCTGAGAAATCGTAGACTATTCTCTGGAGTATATCCCTGTCTGAGATACACCCAAGTGCTCTGAAAAGTATGGGAACTGGTATGTCGCTTCTTATGTACGGGAGTACTGCCACCATCttatctaaaaaaatttaaggTAGAATACACAATCCAATAAAACTAGCTAGTATCACTATGTTTAATACTTTTGGTGAGTTGGGAATTTGAAATCATGATTGTAAGTGATGTAACTCCCTGTATGAAATCAGGCTGTGACCTAAGCTGTGCTACTGCTGaatattttgaattttttttattgaAAACATAGACGAAATTGTTCGCCATTCTCTCCTGTGCTATTAAAACCCTCTCTCCTCCGTTCACAACAAAGTAGCCTCCTTGATCAAATACACACTCTCCTATGTCTGACAAATCCTGATCATTAAGTCCTCTCGTCCAGCAGTATGACGACTTGTGCATCATTGGCATTCTACACAGGGGTACTCTTGGGTACACTGTTGAGTCTGTTTGTGTAAGTTTTCCATCTTCATTAATGTATGTTTCCTGTTCAATATCAATATATACTTGCGAGGCGTATGTTAGATTTCTCAGTCTCGCTTCTTGTGGCCATATGTGTTTAAACACTCCGTCCTTCTCCTCTACTGAAGGCTTGCTTAGCGATAGTTGGCCGAATTTTAACTTGTACACTACACTATTTTCCACCTCCTCTTCTGGTCGATAATTTGGTTGCGGTCTGTATAATcgtttattatatactttgAATACGTGATCTCGATTGGAGGGTGTGAGTCTATAATCTCTTGCATACGGTATGTTATGAAA
Coding sequences:
- a CDS encoding DNA-directed RNA polymerase II subunit, putative (Tap349h10.p1c.C.cand.101 - score = 105.93;~SMART pfam:RNA_pol_Rpb2_1 (PF04563) at aa 73-484, E()=1.20e-44; pfam:RNA_pol_Rpb2_2 (PF04561) at aa 241-426, E()=3.10e-56; pfam:RNA_pol_Rpb2_3 (PF04565) at aa 517-585, E()=1.10e-35; pfam:RNA_pol_Rpb2_4 (PF04566) at aa 619-681, E()=9.40e-28; pfam:RNA_pol_Rpb2_5 (PF04567) at aa 701-747, E()=6.80e-22; pfam:RNA_pol_Rpb2_6 (PF00562) at aa 752-1127, E()=3.20e-180; pfam:RNA_pol_Rpb2_7 (PF04560) at aa 1129-1221, E()=4.60e-51) — encoded protein: MDSDFYFSTTQHVSGSERLSESQLITSTYSEYSPEKYNIEQDLDHSQYLKRDDENFTEEDTWKVIGSFFNEHGLVHQQIESFNDFITYRMQEIIDSHPPIEITPQPNYRPEEEVENSVVYKLKFGQLSLSKPSVEEKDGVFKHIWPQEARLRNLTYASQVYIDIEQETYINEDGKLTQTDSTVYPRVPLCRMPMMHKSSYCWTRGLNDQDLSDIGECVFDQGGYFVVNGGERVLIAQERMANNFVYVFNKKNSKYSAVAQLRSQPDFIQGVTSLTIMISNSQLTKNKMVAVLPYIRSDIPVPILFRALGCISDRDILQRIVYDFSDTQMLSLMRSSLEECSEYTSQEQCLDFIGKRGPTVGALQEERLNFAKETLRRHFLPHVGTEVGSESKKCFYLGYMIHRLLLNQLGRINEDDREHFGKKRLDLAGSLMASSFGTLFRKLAKDVERFLKNQIDSGRSFDVAGAIKSCSQITQGLQYQLLTGTHSKIIKIKFILLKKFTIWNWGRDKDGNVVRTGVSQVLNRLTFASYLSHLRRLNTPLGREGKMAKPRQLHNTHWGMICPAETPEGQAVGLVKNLALMCYISVGSLSSTILDFLLEFGMDSLDEISPILIKDRVKIFLNGTWVGVFNQPDSLVNVLLELRRKGNISSETSIVRDIMSNEIKIFTDSGRSMRPLYIVENNRLLITKRHANMIENNQLTWSGLMETGVVEYIDCEEEEICMIAMFPDDLVNNNNYCNSYTHCEIHPSMILGVCASIIPFPDQNQSPRNTYQSAMGKQAMGVYSTNYNLRMDTLSHVLYYPQKPLVCTRSMEFLRFRELPAGINSIVAIMCYTGYNQEDSLIMNQSSIDRGLFRSVFNRTYSSEEKYLGSTVIESFTKPTSTGKFLNLKRGDYSKLDNDGLIEPGSRVLGDDIIIGRSSPVESDPNNPQYTPEMNLRMDCSCCLRPNENGVVDNVLLTVNNKGCKFTKVKVRSIRVPQIGDKFASRHGQKGTIGMTFRMEDLPFTCDGIVPDIIMNPHAVPSRMTIGHLIECLLGKVGSLVGMEGDATPFSKMTLEQISNRLFKCRYSRYGNEAFHNGFTGNLMASKIFVGPTYYQRLKHMVEDKIHARARGPVTMLTRQPTEGRSREGGLRFGEMERDCMISHGAAKMLKERLFDQSDAYRVHVCNFCGLLSVANLNNSSFQCTACDNKTQISQVTIPYACKLLLQELMAMAIYPKLILTEA